The proteins below are encoded in one region of Maribacter aestuarii:
- the hppD gene encoding 4-hydroxyphenylpyruvate dioxygenase → MATTTLPKLHKNAKDFMPINGTDYIELYVGNSKQAAHFYKAAFGFQSYAYAGLQTGLKDRESYVVIQDKIRLVLTSPLKSGTVIGKHIDKHGDGVKVVALWVDDATYAYETAISKGAKSYMEPVTEKDENGKVVRAGIYTYGETVHIFVERKDYNGIFLPGYTAWETPDYNPDSVGLKYVDHMVGNVGWNRMNHWVDFYENVMGFVNILSFDDKDISTEYTALMSKVMSNGNGRIKFPINEPAEGAKKSQVEEYLDFYEGEGVQHIAVATDDIIQTVRDLKSRGIEFLRVPDTYYDVVLDRVGEIDEDIAPLKELGILVDRDDEGYLLQIFTRPIEPRPTMFFEIIQRKGAQSFGKGNFKALFEAIEREQELRGTLH, encoded by the coding sequence ATGGCTACTACTACCTTACCCAAATTGCATAAAAATGCAAAAGATTTTATGCCTATAAATGGAACGGACTATATAGAATTGTATGTTGGTAATTCAAAACAGGCCGCACACTTCTACAAAGCTGCTTTTGGTTTTCAATCCTATGCTTACGCCGGTTTACAAACTGGATTAAAGGATCGCGAAAGTTACGTGGTCATACAGGATAAGATACGATTGGTATTGACTTCTCCTCTAAAAAGTGGAACAGTAATCGGAAAACATATTGATAAACATGGAGACGGTGTTAAAGTCGTCGCCCTGTGGGTTGATGATGCGACTTATGCCTATGAAACTGCCATAAGTAAAGGGGCCAAATCATATATGGAACCAGTTACGGAAAAGGACGAAAACGGAAAAGTAGTACGTGCCGGTATCTATACGTATGGAGAGACCGTTCATATCTTTGTAGAGCGTAAAGACTACAACGGAATCTTTTTGCCAGGTTATACTGCTTGGGAAACACCAGATTATAACCCGGATTCAGTGGGATTGAAATATGTAGATCATATGGTGGGTAATGTAGGTTGGAACCGTATGAACCATTGGGTAGATTTTTACGAAAACGTGATGGGGTTTGTAAATATTCTTTCTTTTGATGATAAGGATATTTCTACAGAATATACTGCACTAATGAGTAAGGTTATGAGCAATGGAAATGGCCGTATTAAATTTCCGATTAATGAGCCGGCCGAAGGTGCCAAAAAATCTCAGGTTGAAGAGTATTTGGATTTTTACGAAGGCGAAGGTGTGCAGCATATTGCCGTTGCCACGGATGATATCATCCAAACGGTCCGTGATTTAAAGAGCAGGGGGATAGAGTTTTTGAGGGTGCCAGACACCTACTATGACGTTGTTTTAGATCGTGTTGGGGAAATAGATGAAGACATTGCACCTTTAAAAGAATTAGGTATTTTGGTAGATCGTGATGACGAAGGCTATTTGTTACAGATTTTTACACGTCCCATAGAGCCAAGACCAACCATGTTCTTTGAAATTATTCAAAGAAAAGGTGCCCAATCCTTCGGGAAAGGTAACTTTAAAGCACTTTTTGAAGCTATTGAAAGAGAGCAAGAGTTAAGAGGTACATTACACTAA
- a CDS encoding homogentisate 1,2-dioxygenase, with amino-acid sequence MPIYHKLGKFPQKRHTQFEKPDGSLYYEQLFGTIGFDGMSSLSYHVHRPTQVKEIKKAVDVRPKIAVENNITSRKLIGFDVAPKDDFLESREPMMVNSDVHIGLAAPKKSMTEYFYKNSDADEMLFIHRGTGTLKTFLGNIPFEYGDYLIIPRGMIYQIEFDTEDNRILYAESFHPIYTPKRYRNWFGQLLEHSPFCERDYKLPQDLQTHDEKGEFLMKIKKQGMLHHLVYATHPFDVVGWDGYNFPYGFSIHNFEPITGRVHQPPPVHQTFETGAFVICSFCPRLYDYHPKSIPAPYNHSNIDSDEMLYYVDGDFMSRTGIGPGYISLHPAGIPHGPHPGTYEASIGKKKTEELAVMIDTFKPLQLTENAMKIDDGKYYQSWLDKN; translated from the coding sequence ATGCCTATATATCATAAACTCGGAAAATTTCCACAGAAAAGACATACCCAGTTTGAAAAACCTGACGGTAGTTTATACTACGAACAACTATTTGGTACCATTGGTTTTGACGGAATGTCCTCTTTGTCCTATCACGTTCATAGACCCACACAAGTAAAGGAGATTAAGAAGGCTGTTGACGTGCGTCCCAAGATTGCGGTGGAAAATAATATAACTTCACGCAAACTCATTGGTTTTGATGTAGCTCCTAAGGATGATTTTTTAGAATCTAGGGAGCCGATGATGGTTAATAGCGATGTGCATATCGGTCTGGCGGCTCCTAAAAAGTCAATGACCGAATATTTCTATAAGAATTCCGATGCAGATGAAATGTTGTTCATCCATAGGGGTACAGGTACGTTGAAGACCTTTTTAGGAAATATACCTTTTGAATATGGGGACTACTTAATCATTCCAAGAGGAATGATTTATCAAATCGAGTTTGATACTGAAGACAATCGTATTCTTTACGCAGAGTCTTTTCACCCTATTTATACTCCTAAGCGATATCGGAATTGGTTTGGACAGTTGTTGGAACATTCACCTTTTTGCGAGCGGGATTATAAATTACCGCAAGATCTGCAGACCCATGACGAAAAGGGAGAGTTTCTGATGAAAATTAAAAAACAAGGGATGTTGCACCATTTGGTTTATGCTACTCACCCTTTTGATGTTGTGGGTTGGGACGGCTATAATTTTCCCTACGGCTTCTCCATTCACAATTTTGAACCTATAACAGGGCGTGTTCACCAACCGCCACCCGTACATCAAACTTTTGAAACAGGAGCTTTCGTCATATGTTCTTTTTGTCCACGATTGTACGACTACCATCCCAAATCCATTCCGGCACCGTATAACCATTCCAACATAGATTCGGACGAAATGCTGTATTATGTTGATGGGGATTTTATGAGTAGGACTGGAATTGGTCCTGGTTATATTTCTTTACATCCTGCGGGCATCCCTCACGGGCCGCACCCAGGAACTTATGAAGCAAGTATAGGAAAAAAGAAGACCGAAGAATTGGCCGTAATGATAGATACGTTCAAGCCTTTACAACTAACTGAGAATGCCATGAAAATTGATGATGGTAAATACTATCAATCTTGGTTGGATAAAAATTAA